GGCTGCCGCTGATCCGCGGGGCAGTCGCCGGGAGCATCCTCATCGGTCTCGGGGTGGCGCTCAAGGCCACGGCCTTCATCGCCCTGCCGTTCCTGGTGTGGATCATCGTCGCGCGCTGGTGCGGCGGTAACCGGGCCAGCGGTGGCACGGCACTGGCCGACGCGACGGAGACCCTGCGGCGCCGTCCGTTCCGCACCCTGGTCCGGGACGCCTGGACCTTCTCCACCCGCAGGTTCCTCACCCTGGTCGTCGCCGGCGTCGGATCCCTGGCCGTGTCCCTGGCGACGGTCGCGGCCGTGACCTGGGCCAGCGGTCTGAGCTGGGGATGGATCGGCGAGATCAGCGGCAACAACAAGGTCATCAACCCGCTGTCCCTGCCCTCGACCCTGGCGGGCGTCCTGGACCGTCCGGTGGGCGTGTTCTCCGAGGACCTCCACTTCAACAACATCCTCGACGTGCTGCGGCCGGTGTCGGTGGCGGTCATGGTGCTGGTCATGGTCACCGCCTGGCTGCTGTGGCGCCGGTCGGCCCGGGACGCCATGGTCGGCGCCACCGTCGCCTACGCCGCCACCTGTGTCTTCAACTCCGTCGTCTTCCCCTGGTACTACAGCTCCCCCCTGGCGCTGCTCGGACTGTGGCTGCGGGACCCGCGCGGTGTGTTCACCGTCGCCTGGCTGTCGATGATCGCCGCCTTCACCTTCGGCGGCGGCGGCAACAACCGGCTCTACAACATCCCCTGGGTCATCGGCGTGGGACTGCTCATGTGGTGGATCGGCCGGAGCTGCTTCGCCGCAGGCTTCCGGACGCTGCCCGCCGGGGCCGCGCTGCCGACCGGCTCGACAGGCCCGACCAGCTCAGCCGGCTCAGCCGATGGCGAGGGCCTGGGCGCGGCGCATGACCTCACGGGCGAGGTGCCCGTGGAGGGCGTCGACGGGGCGTCCCGGCAGTGACTCGTCCTCGGTGAAGAGGTAGTCGAGGATCTCGTCATCCCGCCAGCCGCCGTCGGCGAGCAGGGCGATCACGCCCGGGACGAACCGGTTGATCTCACCGTGCCGCGCATCGCCGCCGAGGAAGCGGGCGGGGATGCGGCGCACGCCGTCCTGTTCGACGGCGATGAGGCGGTGCTGGTTGAGGTCGTCGAAGACCCGGGTCACCTGGACGCCGAGGCGTTCTGCCACGTCAGGGACGGTGAGGGTCTCTTCGCCGGCGGGGAGCCCGGACCGGTCCCCGGGGCCGCTGGTGCTGGTGTTGCTGTCGTTGTCGGTACTCACGGCTTCAACCTTATCCCGTCCTCCCCGTATAATCGCCCGGTACCCTCGGGGACGGGGACAACACCGACGAACACCGACCGGACAGAGAATCACAGGAGGCGAGGCGGCTACCGTGGCACCGCATCTTCAGGCAGGGGACCTCATCGACGGCAGGTACCGTGTCGGGGCGACCATCGCCCGGGGCGGAATGTCGACCGTGTACCACTGCGTGGACACCCGGC
This is a stretch of genomic DNA from Corynebacterium nuruki S6-4. It encodes these proteins:
- a CDS encoding Rv2175c family DNA-binding protein codes for the protein MSTDNDSNTSTSGPGDRSGLPAGEETLTVPDVAERLGVQVTRVFDDLNQHRLIAVEQDGVRRIPARFLGGDARHGEINRFVPGVIALLADGGWRDDEILDYLFTEDESLPGRPVDALHGHLAREVMRRAQALAIG
- a CDS encoding alpha-(1->6)-mannopyranosyltransferase A, whose product is MTDATVSDPPHTGSPDAAGAPTGVPFRRAARRLRDMPRRRAVGWGLAGTLVMALCSHAVGATRSRGGVLQSLGMTNLSFGHIAGILEVVLWIAILAFIVSWAVVGGRILRRGERLGRGTLAAWTLPFLIAGPLMSRDVYSYLMQGQLTRDGFNPYDVGASADPGRLFYEVSPDWRNTTTPYGPLHLWLGEGITRISGENITVGVFLYKLLSLASFAVMVWAVARLARALGANPDVAVWLGVANPVVVIHLVAGMHNEGTMMALVLCGLLAVVRLPLIRGAVAGSILIGLGVALKATAFIALPFLVWIIVARWCGGNRASGGTALADATETLRRRPFRTLVRDAWTFSTRRFLTLVVAGVGSLAVSLATVAAVTWASGLSWGWIGEISGNNKVINPLSLPSTLAGVLDRPVGVFSEDLHFNNILDVLRPVSVAVMVLVMVTAWLLWRRSARDAMVGATVAYAATCVFNSVVFPWYYSSPLALLGLWLRDPRGVFTVAWLSMIAAFTFGGGGNNRLYNIPWVIGVGLLMWWIGRSCFAAGFRTLPAGAALPTGSTGPTSSAGSADGEGLGAAHDLTGEVPVEGVDGASRQ